The window GCGGGAGTTGGCCGCGCGAAGCCACTCATCGAACGCAGCCCCCGCGGGGAGCGCTTCGGTCTCCCATCTCTCCAGAATCTCCTTCGAGAACGCACGGCCCAGCTTAACGGACGGCGAGAAGGTGACGGGAAACCGGCGAACGCGGAGTCCCGCGGCCGTTTCTTCTCGCGGGAGGCGGTCGGGCCATTTCAGCCCGAAGGCTGCGTGAGGAACGATCGCGGACGTCGTCGTCGAGAAGATCTCCACTTCAACGCCCAGCGACTGGAGATGCCGACTCAGGACGAACGTGTGGTGCGACGCACCGTTGGTTCGGTCCGCAGAGAACAGCGGAAAGACGTGCAGGGCTCTCATGACGAGTCGGCTCCGGACGCACTGGCGTACCGGTTCACGTCAGTCGCGGGCAAGAGCCTCCCCCGACCGGTTGCGGCCGGGCGGTCAGGTTGCCAAGTACAGCGCAATGGGATGGTTCCGACGACGTAGTTCCCAACCGGCGCCGGAGCCGCTAGCGGCGCAAAGCGGCGACGGCTGGGGCCCTACCTTCTGGCCCGACCTCGAGGAACTCATACCGCCGCGTGACCTGTGGGTGGGCCCCCAGGATCCCGTCTCCCATTTCCTGCGGTGGGCCTGGGAGTACCGGTCGTACCTCGTCCTCTTGTGCGGACTCCGGGCCGGCTCCAGCGTCCTCGAGGTCGGCTGCAACCACGGCCGCACGATGCTCGGGCTTGTCGACCTGCTCCAGCCACCTGGCCGCTACGAGGGCCTCGACATCCTGCCGACGCAGATCGAGTTCGCGCGGAGGGAGATCCAGAGCCGCTACCCACACCTCCGATTCACGGTGGCCGACATCTTCAACGGGACTTACAACCCTGGCGGCGCTATTCCGGCCGACCAGTACGTCTTTCCCTACGAAGACGCGACCTTCGACATGGCGTACGCGGCGTCGGTGTTCACCCACCTCACGCCCAACACCGCCCTGAACTACCTTCAGCAGACGCGCCGCGTCCTGCGCCCGGGCGGCAAGTGCCTGTACAGCTTCTTCATTCTCGATCGCTACGAGGGCAAGGGAACGTCAGCGTGCGAGCTCTATGAGTTTGAGCACCCACTCGAAGACGAGCGCGGCGTCGCCGTGCACGACCCCGAATTCCCCGAGAACGTCATCGCGTTTTCACGCGAACGGATCGATGAACTGGCGGCCCAGGCGGGACTCGAAGTGGAGCGGATTCTCCCCGGGTTCTGGACAGCAACTCAAGAGCCGGTCACGAGCGAGCAGGACCTCGTTCTGTTCCGCGCCCGGTAGGACGGAACGACTCAGTTCAGCGTGAACCCGCCATCTTCATCGCCCGTAGTCGACGAGAATGGAATGAACGGGGGGTTCAGCACCATCACGTAGGCGGCACCGCCCTGAGCGCCGGCCGGCACCTGGAAGGTGAACTGGTTCTCCGAGACGATGGTAAGCGGGATGTTGGATGCCCCGCCGCCGTCGAGACCGCCGAAATTCTCGACGCCACCGCCGGTCTGAGCGAAGAAGTTGATCACGGAGAGCGCCGAGAAGCCGGCGCCGTCGACCGCGATCGTCGTTCCGTCCTGACTGATCGACGTGATGTCGAGCGCTTGTCCGATCGGCACGGACACGGCATTGGAGATGACCGTCCCCGTGTACGGGTTATTGACCACCTGGAATGAACCGGGCCCCGTCACCGTACCGGCCGGGATTTCGATCTGGAACGAGGTGTCGGTTCCGCCGGCGAGCGGACTGAGCGGTCCGACGTTCCCAACCGCGGTGAAGAGATTCACGAGAGGGCCGTTGAAGCCCGTGCCTTCGATCCAAATCGTCGAGCCCTGGGAGATGACGGTCTCGATATTCGCCGTCGGGATCGTCGGGTCGACCGCAGTGAGAGGAATGCCGTCGATCGCGAGGACCGTCGGCATATTCCGAGTCGGGTCGCCGAACAGGAGCTGACTCTGCGACGGCGACTGGATGAAGCCCTCGTCCGTGTTGATCACGACTGCTGTCACGAAACCATTGCCGAGCGTGACCTCGGGCGGCACGAAGAACCAAAGGAGGCCCGGCGTGATGAAGTTCGGAACGTACGCTCCGAAGTCCTCCGGGCCCGAAGCCGTCGCAACGAAGAGCTTCACCTGCGACCCCGGCGTGAAGCTCGATCCGGTCAGGAAGAAGAACTGCCCGGCGACCATCGGGACGGGGCTCGGGTCGA of the Candidatus Binatia bacterium genome contains:
- a CDS encoding class I SAM-dependent methyltransferase codes for the protein MGWFRRRSSQPAPEPLAAQSGDGWGPTFWPDLEELIPPRDLWVGPQDPVSHFLRWAWEYRSYLVLLCGLRAGSSVLEVGCNHGRTMLGLVDLLQPPGRYEGLDILPTQIEFARREIQSRYPHLRFTVADIFNGTYNPGGAIPADQYVFPYEDATFDMAYAASVFTHLTPNTALNYLQQTRRVLRPGGKCLYSFFILDRYEGKGTSACELYEFEHPLEDERGVAVHDPEFPENVIAFSRERIDELAAQAGLEVERILPGFWTATQEPVTSEQDLVLFRAR